A window of Nicotiana tabacum cultivar K326 chromosome 24, ASM71507v2, whole genome shotgun sequence contains these coding sequences:
- the LOC107823511 gene encoding F-box/kelch-repeat protein At3g23880-like — MSDFIIPVLPREIITEILLKVPPKFLLKFRCVSKSWLELISSPEFVNTHLKLTANDKECSHHRIIFQDSEGNFKLRCLPSLFYKELSTEILDMDSPMENPTIYTWTVGSVNGLICLYSKIEEPLLWNPTIRKSKKLPTFGAKLRRDCSYYCKYGFGYDESHDDYKIVVIQCISDDGGSYDTVVNIYSLRTDSWRTVNKFQGNFLVNSSGKFANGKLYWALSANVDTFNMCNIISLDLADETWRRLELPNYGESSYPLTLGVVGSDLSVLCPCRQVTNSDVWILKDCGVKVSWTKIFTIEHHRDLGEFIFFSSIFSIPFCQSNKGESLLLLPPVIMIYDGSTRQLEAIENEEYFAAEICVESLVDPLFIAD; from the coding sequence ATGAGTGATTTCATAATCCCTGTTCTTCCCCGCGAAATCATCACGGAGATCCTCTTAAAGGTGCCCCCGAAGTTCCTGTTGAAATTCAGGTGCGTTTCAAAATCATGGCTTGAACTAATATCCAGCCCTGAATTTGTAAACACCCATCTGAAATTAACAGCTAATGACAAAGAATGCAGCCACCATAGGATTATATTTCAAGACTCCGAAGGAAATTTCAAGTTACGTTGTCTCCCTTCCTTGTTTTACAAAGAACTAAGCACTGAGATATTAGACATGGATTCTCCCATGGAAAACCCGACTATTTATACTTGGACTGTGGGTTCTGTCAATGGACTGATTTGTCTTTACAGTAAGATAGAGGAGCCACTTTTATGGAACCCCACAATTAGGAAGTCCAAGAAATTACCTACATTTGGAGCTAAATTGAGGAGGGATTGCTCTTACTATTGCAAGTATGGTTTTGGATATGATGAGTCACACGACGATTATAAAATAGTAGTTATTCAGTGTATTTCTGATGACGGTGGTTCATATGATACTGTGGTCAACATTTACAGTTTGAGGACTGATTCTTGGAGAACAGTCAATAAGTTTCAGGGAAACTTTTTGGTAAATTCTTCAGGTAAATTTGCCAATGGGAAGCTTTATTGGGCTTTATCTGCTAATGTTGATACGTTCAATATGTGCAACATTATTTCTCTTGATTTAGCAGACGAGACATGGAGAAGGTTGGAGCTTCCCAATTACGGAGAAAGCAGTTATCCTTTGACGCTGGGAGTGGTGGGAAGTGATCTTTCTGTGCTTTGTCCTTGTCGTCAAGTAACTAATTCTGATGTGTGGATTCTCAAGGATTGTGGAGTTAAAGTATCTTGGACAAAGATTTTCACTATCGAACATCATCGAGATCTTGGGGAGTTTATATtcttttcatccattttttctatACCTTTTTGCCAGTCAAATAAGGGTGAAAGTTTACTTTTGCTTCCCCCAGTTATCATGATATATGATGGTTCAACTAGACAATTAGAAGCCATTGAAAATGAGGAATACTTTGCTGCAGAAATCTGTGTTGAAAGCCTTGTTGATCCCTTATTCATAGCTGATTGA